The Pleurodeles waltl isolate 20211129_DDA chromosome 7, aPleWal1.hap1.20221129, whole genome shotgun sequence genome contains the following window.
tgaagcctttgttttatttatgagaacattctgccctctaatggcagaacgTTTTAatagccttcggctcgggcctttaacgtggGAGCGGGACTTTAATAGCCTGTAGAGCcctctacggcgggttctaaggctatattagaacactggaatgttgggggctccattgcagacagtggagtgctccgggcttttactggctggtaaaagcccggagcgtcaATATTCCAATGTACtatttgttcacagcaatagctgtgaacaaagcctttcGGAGTCTGAGGGGAGTTTAATCCCCTCGGGCatcatgaggaatttgttttatttgatagaacattctgcccttgagtggcagaatgttctaatagccttagaacctgctgtagcttgctctaccagccattaaaggcctggtATTTTTTAACCAAGTAGGACAGTCTGTCACAAGGTGTTCTCTCAAATTCTCCACATTGCCCTAGATACAACAAAGATCATCGGAGAGGGAACTAACTAATAATAGAATCCTGCCCGGACCCATCAACTTACTCAATAAGCAGTTTCATGACCATTTCAATTCTAATTCAAGCAAGCGTAGCAACGTTTTGAAATAATATTTGCTTGATTTAAGAATGCATCCCCTATGACATAAACAGGAAGACGTTTCTCCAGAATCTTCAAATGTAACTGCTTCTCCAAATCGAAGCCCCAACAGCTCCCTTGAACCTCTCATTAATTCTTGATGCAAGAGTCTGCAGTGTGCTCCATCAGAAATGAACTCAGAAGCTCAACTTAATTTTCAAACTAGGGCTAACTCTTGAAGCGCTAAGGTACAGAGAGGAGGGAAAGATGTAACATGAGAGTCTTGTGTTGCCCGTgacaagcttagtatccctaaatTTCATAGCCACAGGCACACAGTATTAGACTATACACTTAACTTATATGAACACTTTCATCCCTGAGGCTGGCTGTCACTTGCTAGTGTGCTCTAGGATTGACTCTAGAAATGCAGTACTAACCGGGATCCCAAAACTCCATGTGTCCCCTGAAGGCTGCAGTCTGAGGAGCTGCGAGGTTGATACCAGGAACATGGGAGTCTGACTACATCACTCAGATCCTGAACTGCACCATGTGACTCTACCTCGAAGCCAGAAGCATTTTTAAGTTTGCTTACACAGTGCATAAATGCCCAGACCCGGATcgccctaactcctgacacacaacTGGCCATGTCTGGGGGAAACTATGCTCACACCCACTCATAGCACTGAGTTACCAGCACTGCCAATGAGAAACCTCAAAATAAGTAAATAAACCAGTGGTTCTTCCTGGTCCCGCCTCGGGCTAGAGGTGACAATCTACACCCTTGTTCCAGATTTCTGAACCACGTACGTTTCACACTACATACTCTACAGTAAAGGTGCACATGCACTGAAGTGTTGTGGACCGTAGAAGATGTGCAAGTGCTGTATGTTGCAGTACCGGGGTGCAGGGCAGCACTATAAATGAGCAGTGCCATACACTGCATAGAACTCGGAGACCACCAGAAAGCCCTCACCCCACCACCTGCTACACGCAGACTGACCAActcatttgttggaagaagttttatttaTAACTTTTTACCAGTCATTTCATAAAACATAATTAGCAATAAATcacttcaaaacatatttacaagttttcataataaccatttcaataagatttattcgataaccataaatcaatgtgacaggatcccttcctgaacctcctttggaccacacaggtgaaccgtacctcacctgtatccctaggggagGCGGCTCCCCCGACTTCACTGTTCCTTGTCCTCACGTTCAGGGtttcgccccctctccaaacaccaatctgccaaggggtgtaactgggcgaccaggagcgggagccccatggcgaCCCCAGCTATCTGGGCTCCTTACCcctaagctggtgtgtacatccgcaggttgttTCAGGGCTTCAGGATCCTAACTCTGGTGTTATCCTGAGAccacagccttggggacccctctgttggttcTGGTTACTTTAGTACTTCTTCTCCAACCATAAAacaagggagagggtgggtgggacaatgcCGGATCCAAAGTATCTCCTCGCCGCCGCGCCAGAAACCAGGCCGAGCCTTTCTGGGGGGTGTTTAAGTAGCCCCCCAACTGGAGCGCGGCAGCTGGAACTGGAAAGACGTTGCCCTCACGTCTTCCTCATACCCTAACTTCCGCCCCCTCACCTCGCGAGGTGTGAGGGTGGAAGTTCCTGGCCAGCCCGACACACAACTAGTGCGGAAGGTTCAGGCCACCTGAttcctaaggggccgcgctccccccatatTGGGGGGTAGCGCTTTTCCATAGACAAGGTACTGTGTTGTGCAGTGCAGGTTCCATAAAAAGTGTTGCACAGTAAAACATTGTCTGTACAGTGTATTGCTGACGAGTGGTTAATGCATGCGCAGCCCTGCACTTTTAGTTTTCAGATTATATGTGCAGTGATTTATATAGTGAATTACATGTGTAGTGCACCATTGTAGAGTGTGTTGAAGAGGTAGTTATGTACTTTGGTGATTACAGGCGTGATATAGTACATTCACTGCAGAGAAGGCATGCCATGCTGTGAAGTACACAGGATGTTTATGGCAGCGCTTTACATGGACAAGTATTCTGTGTTAATCAGTACCTGTACTACCTTAATATTAAATGGAAAGTACCAAAATATCTCCTCAATGGCTAAATACATTTAATTGGCGTGCACTGGAAGTTATCAATCCTACACAGCGATGCAATAGGTACATGCACTTTTATATTTCACATTCTAAGCACTGGCATACAGTGATACACAAGAAGAGGTGTGCAGGAAGATGCAAATGCACAGCATTGAGCCATGGATCTGTGTAATTAAATAGGAACAACTCTTGTATTTTAGTTATGCCCCTACTATGCTACAACGGCACTTCCTCATTTGAGGACCCTGCTTGTACTCCCGTTTTCCAAGCTACATGTAGTAGGGGGTAGCGCCCTGGCTCTTCAGTAGTAGCTAGAGTCAGAGCTGAGTCAGAGCAACGCTTTTGGCCAGAGCAAGGCTAGAGCATGCCATACCTCACTGACCTGCACGACCAATGCAGTGAACTCGGTTCAATAAAATGGACATACACAATGCTAACAGAAAAGAGATGTGTGCAGTTAGTTCAGTCTGTATGACATGATGAGGTATAGAGCACTGACAATACATACAGTGATGTGCAGTGTTACGTGCAGTAATAATGCCTATAACTCTCTTCCACAGTTGGTGAGCCAAGGGGACCCCTTTGGCCAACCTGACTTCATCCCGCCTCTTCGCCCGATCCCTGGCCTACCATCGCCTGATATTTCCCAAGAGGCCTGGATCAGCCTGAGCGATTCAGAGCGTCTGCGTCAGAACTACGTAGCCTATGGGGTGCTGCCTGATCACCTACGCACTGTGCTACACTGGCAACAGCAACTGAACCCCCATGCCATCCGCCTGTTGGACCTGCTCGGCAGCGCTGCACCGCAGGCTCAGGGCCTGCACAATAATCTGGCTGTTTTGCTGCAGTTGGTGGGTAGCCACCTGCCCACGGTGTCGATTCCACCCAAGCTGAGCGCCACCAACCACTTCCAGGAAAAGGTAATTGGCTACAATGTGTGCCGGAGCTACCACCACTGGCTCCTCCGGACCGACAAGGACATTGGCCTACTGGCCAAGAAATACCCTTTATAAAGACTGTCAAGCCACCCCTCTCCTACGCTTTGTATTCTAACGACCCCTTTGCCTCATCTCCAAAATAGGACAAGACTTTTAATGCCGCAATATTCTTTTTTAACTTAATAAAGTATTTTTAGTAGGATGTCCTGTTGTGCTTTTATTGGGTTGTTGGTACAGAGGTGCCACAGAATAGAGCTAATAAAAATGTTAATGATAATGTTTTTATCCTTTCCCCAATGCTTTagttgggatgaaaaaagtgggccAGTCTCTGAAAAGGGTGTGGCCAGAAAAGCATCACTAAGAATCCTTTCCAGAAGGCTGATCATTACTTGGTACCTCTCTGTGAGTTTTTTGGTATTGCACTTAGACGtgctacacaacaataaatacatatACTCAAAACAAACCagtccttttggctttgccagtgcttgttatgctGTACTAGATAAATAAATGACAACTTAAACATTACTAAGATCTGTGCAATGGCTTGTGGGCTTCAAAGGGTTGCAGACACTAGTGCTCACCTTTCACACCACTTTCTTCTACAGTCTCTTTGTTGGATACTTACACCCCTTTTCTCCCTACATCTTTCTGAAGACCTCCATCTGTCTGTCTCGCTCTTTTCCACAATTGCCATTGGCACATATGCAACAGTCACTCTGGGCACTCTGCAGAGAGGCCTAGCAATGGATTTTCATGTAGTTTGCACTCCTCTATAACCCAGTGACGGACACTGggagaaactcacactgccttcagtCTCAACTTCCCAATCATGCACTTCCATAAATAAATAACCACAATCTGAACTCACTCAGACACTTGGAGGGGGATCAGTTCAGAATATGCACTACACAAGGGTTgatgttgcaaaaaaaacaaactATAGAAACATATCTTCAAACAAGGTTTGGGAAAGCCAATATTTCTCACCTATGTGAAATTATTGGCtttgttggagtggagtggcattttgacGGGTGGAATAGGGAGTAGCTTTGTGCAGTGGTTTAACAAAAGCTCCTGCAGTGTGGGGGTGCCCCTGAGTTTCAGTGgcctccctcagcacagtaccctggcccgaGAGCTCAAGAGTGAGTCCGGAAGGGGGCCCCTTCAAGTACTTTGCGGGGGGTCTCCTCAAGTTTTGACACACcactggcattgtgtggcatggcactgtgaggtatggagtgtagtgaactggtgtggggtggcattgtgtggagtagagtgatatTACATACTGTGAAGTGACATTTTGTGCAGTAGCACTGAACGGAGTAGGTTGGCATTGGGTGGAGTGGCATGTAAAGTGGTTCAACGCATCGTCAGGTAAGTGGTAATACACAACAGTTACAATTGCATACAATTACAATAGAGTGGGTCTCCACTTagtggagtagcattgtgtggcatgaagcggcactgtgtagcatggagtggggtggcattgtgttttgtgactgtgtagtgtggagtggcattgtgtggcaaagAGTGGGGTGGCATTGTGTTGTAtgtagtggcattgtgtggcattgggtggcatggagcagagtggcattgtgtgttgtggagtggcattatatggtgtggagtggcattataTGGTGTGCAGTGAAGTGCCACTGTGAAGAGTGGACTGGTTTTGAGTGGAACagtattatgtggcatggattagaatggcattgtgtggcatggtgtacaatggagtggcattgtggGGCTTGGAGATGAGTGGcagtgtgtggtgtggaattgtgtggcatgcagTGGCACTGAACTGTGTGgactgaaattgtgtggcatgaaacGTTGGGGAGTGGAATTGTGAGTATGGGGatggagtggcattctgtggtGTGTAATTGTGCagcgtggagtggaattgtgtggagtaggATTGTGTGGCAGGGAGTGGAACTGtgtgagtggaattgtgtggcatgaagtagaattgtgtggcatggggtggaattgtgtggtgtggagtggaattgagtggagtggcatgaaccTGTGTGGCATGGAATaaagttgtgtggagtggaattctgtGATGTAGAATTGTTTGTTGTGAAGTAAAACTGTGTGATGTGGAATTGAGTAAAGTTAGAGTGTGAGGCATGTAGTAGATCTGTGTGGCATGTAGTgcaattatgtggagtggaatgttGTGAAGTGGCATGGGATTGAGTCGAGTGGATTGGAGTCGAATTGTATGGGGTGGAATAGTATGGTGACAAGTGTAATTATGTGTTG
Protein-coding sequences here:
- the CTF1 gene encoding cardiotrophin-1 isoform X2: MSLPGQQTRQEGPQEQEPRRRSRRQSKRPRMQNQSLKPEATYYEGETGQVERAARLTSIQPHDLAQKIDQLQRQVTLHKNRSESLLREYLVSQGDPFGQPDFIPPLRPIPGLPSPDISQEAWISLSDSERLRQNYVAYGVLPDHLRTVLHWQQQLNPHAIRLLDLLGSAAPQAQGLHNNLAVLLQLVGSHLPTVSIPPKLSATNHFQEKVIGYNVCRSYHHWLLRTDKDIGLLAKKYPL
- the CTF1 gene encoding cardiotrophin-1 isoform X3 — encoded protein: MEILTVERAARLTSIQPHDLAQKIDQLQRQVTLHKNRSESLLREYVRAQLVSQGDPFGQPDFIPPLRPIPGLPSPDISQEAWISLSDSERLRQNYVAYGVLPDHLRTVLHWQQQLNPHAIRLLDLLGSAAPQAQGLHNNLAVLLQLVGSHLPTVSIPPKLSATNHFQEKVIGYNVCRSYHHWLLRTDKDIGLLAKKYPL
- the CTF1 gene encoding cardiotrophin-1 isoform X4; protein product: MEILTVERAARLTSIQPHDLAQKIDQLQRQVTLHKNRSESLLREYLVSQGDPFGQPDFIPPLRPIPGLPSPDISQEAWISLSDSERLRQNYVAYGVLPDHLRTVLHWQQQLNPHAIRLLDLLGSAAPQAQGLHNNLAVLLQLVGSHLPTVSIPPKLSATNHFQEKVIGYNVCRSYHHWLLRTDKDIGLLAKKYPL
- the CTF1 gene encoding cardiotrophin-1 isoform X1 — its product is MSLPGQQTRQEGPQEQEPRRRSRRQSKRPRMQNQSLKPEATYYEGETGQVERAARLTSIQPHDLAQKIDQLQRQVTLHKNRSESLLREYVRAQLVSQGDPFGQPDFIPPLRPIPGLPSPDISQEAWISLSDSERLRQNYVAYGVLPDHLRTVLHWQQQLNPHAIRLLDLLGSAAPQAQGLHNNLAVLLQLVGSHLPTVSIPPKLSATNHFQEKVIGYNVCRSYHHWLLRTDKDIGLLAKKYPL